The region ctttctttttttggtgCACGTCAAAATCTAGCTGCAGCATTCTGTACAAGCTGCAGACGTGACAGTTGTCGGTGGCTGATCACAGTTACAGTAGTCCAGTCGcgaagaaataaaagcatgaacaaCAGTCTCCAAATCATTAAAACTAAGAAAAGGTTTGGCTTAGCAATAATTTTAAGATGATAAAAACTACTTCTTACAACTGAGTTAATCTGTTTATCAAAGCTTAGCGATGAATCAATAATGACCCCAAGATTTCTCACATTGTCCTTCACAGTCATCTCCAAAGGAGCAAGAATACTGACTATGGGCTCTTTAAAATTTGATGGCCCTCACTCACCCATCAAGAGTTGTCCCTTGCCGCACCATTGCGTGGGTCCTGCGGTACTCCCGCGGGAGTGCAGGTCTCTAGTATAGAGCAATACTCTAATGGAATAGTGGGCTAAAGTCAGTCACACCTCGACTTTcttccaaataaaatacatttagtcatttagcagacactttcatccaaagcgacttacaaatgaggacaatggaagcaatcaaaaccaacaaaagagcaatgatatataagtgctataacaagtctcagttagcctaaacgcagtatacgtagcaagggcttttaaataatataatacaaagaaaacaggtagaatagaaaaataatagagcaagctagtgttagaggtcttttttataattgtataataaatgaaaagaaaatagatagaatacaaaaagattagaaaggtagttagaatttgtttttctttttttttttaagagtagaattagaatagagagtgctaaagttagagggtcaaataaagatggaagagatgtgtttttagccgattcttgaagatggctaaggactcagcagctgggattgagttgggcaggtcattccaccaggagggaacatttagtttaaaagtccgtaaaagtgactttaaacaactttgggatggcacaatcaagcgacgttcacttgcagaatgcaagcttctagagggcacataagtctgaagtaatgaatttaggtaaagaggTGCAGACTCACTGGTAGGTGTGTAgtcaaacatcaatgccttgaattttatgcgagcaactattggtagccagtgcagattgataaacagaggtgtgacgtgtattcttttcggctcattaaaaatttatcttgctgccgcgttctggattaattgtaaaggtttgatagaactggctggaagtcctgccaagagagcgttgcaatagtccagcctggacagaacaagagcttgaacaaggggTTGTGCAGCATGTTCAGAAAGAAATAcactgatcttcttaatgttgaataaagcaaatctgcaggaccggacagttttagcaatgtggtctgagaaagatacattttatttcatacatttcattcataacatttttggttttctgaattgtgtgaaatggctaataaaaataggtaatacaAAACGATTATGTGGTCACAAAGGTGAATTGGTTTATTAtgttcaatattttatttgtatattattcttaatattttatattattgttgctctCTGCtcgttacattttttatatatattttacattttttttatatatgttctgattatatatatttttggcacatttatgtatatagtgtatattgttctAATGAAGTTAATTATATGATACTTATGTTGTAATCATATTTTGTGCAGAATTGTGTTATTAAACATGGGTTGGGGTAtcttatatattaatacacaacGATTTTGTGGTCTTTTGGCATGTTGGAGGTGGAGATATTTAGTGTTGGTGACCTTAAAAAAGTGTGATTCCTTTTGTAATTGCAATAGTTAACTGGATTCTCTTAAGTGTGTTtttctaatgaaggatttgtgcaactgagaaatataattttctctttaaaataaaactgttatagcagattttttatttatttatttatatttatttatttattttttttggggggggggggtatttatatgattacacacacacacacacacacacacacacaatttattatatagtttGTCTATATTGGTGCTTCTAACTCCTTTGCAAAATGTTAACAATGGAGCCCAAGgtcagaattaaataataaacatgttaaGATTTAGACACAGTTGTTTAGATCATATTGACGGTACAGtaactgtttgttttttggttgttttaggTGTTGCTATGGTTATGTCAGTCAGAatggctcctcctcttcctctgatcTTTCTGCTCGTGATTCATGGTAAATGACTCATATTACAACAATACTTTGCTCTATATTCACtgataaaagtaatatttttatagttttcaaagtatttaaattacttGTGCTGCATCATGTGGCAAATATCTGATTTCTGCTCTTCTTTACAATCCCCTCATTTTCTTACTTCGCTCATTAGAAATAATTCAGCATTTGTAGAAGCGGCTACTGATGTCTTTATTATGAAATCTGTTTCAGGGGTTTATAGTGGTgactacatactgtatattgtgaGGACATTTTTATTTGGCCAGGTGTAAATGGaacagttttaattaattatagctagttgataaaaaaaaaaaaggcccataGTTTGCCACAATGTTGCAGAAAAAGAAACCGCACAGCAAACACAGAATTTTCGTCTAATGTTAGTATTTGGTtcccatttggttattttttgaaatccaaataataataattactggcATACAGTAATGATACTTCAGTAAAGTCCAAATAGGGCCCAGGTATACTTCTTTTTCCATGCTCTGTTCCGTCTCAGCACAGCTGTGTCTGACCAGCTTTCAGGGTATACTCAACCATGAATGAGTGCAGATGGATGAGTTcaacacatgcgcagtaccaccaAGTGTATTTGTTCTGTTTCCGCATTCACCTGTTGTATATGAGGACAGCCAAAATATACTTTGGGCTGTATACTTTCTGCATCATTCCGCATACTGTCTGCGTGACACTATTTTCATCAACAGAAGAGTCTGGGGACATCCACACATGCCTTCCGCATGCAACCTAATTTTTGTGTCCGTGTGGACTGTCTGTGTACAACAGCACAGGTGTGAGGTGCACGTGTCAAGCTCATCCACGCTCATCTGCAgttgagtatactttgaaagctgtATGGACACAGCTGTGCATGAGATGGAGAGGAATGTGGAAAAAACAAAGTATACCCGGGCCTTAATGACTGATTTCTTTGCTGGTTTCAGGTCTGTCTCTGTTTATTTATGCAACAACCTCCACCAACTTCATAAAGAGCTGAAATAATTTTTCACACTCATTAGGGTTTGATAAGATTACTGTCATTTGTTGTTATGAGGcataatttttatgtaataaacatattttcatgagtTTACGTAGCTTAATGTAACTTACAAAACAACATACTATTATTTGTTTCAGGGGTTTCTAGTGCTGACTGGGGTGTGAGTTACGGACATTCACACATCTGTGCACTAAAGGACTCATCAGTGATAATGAGCTGCAATTACACATACCCTACTGAATATCAGATCAGGAAAGTGTTCTGGACCAGAAACCCTGTAAAAGTTGGTGAAGAGTATCCAGATCTGTCTAAGGACCCTGAACACAGCCAGAGACTTCAGTATCTGGGAGACAAACAGAAGAACTGCACCCTcagactgagtcatgtgacacagaaagATTCACATGAATACTATTTCAGTGTCATCGCTGATAAACCTGATTTATCCAGTCTGATAAAGTATTTTACAACTGCTGAAGATAATGTGAAATGGATTGGTGCTCCAGGAGTGTCTCTTACTGTCACAGGTGACTTTGAGGTTTCAcacttcttctgtgcattatggagaaaaaaaaaaagaagacatgacatacagccaagtatggtgtcccatactcagaattcgtgcacTGCATTTCGAAATTCGTGTAATTTAACACACAGTGGTgaacgcacgcacgcacgc is a window of Cyprinus carpio isolate SPL01 chromosome B1, ASM1834038v1, whole genome shotgun sequence DNA encoding:
- the LOC109106046 gene encoding carcinoembryonic antigen-related cell adhesion molecule 5-like; translated protein: MVMSVRMAPPLPLIFLLVIHGVSSADWGVSYGHSHICALKDSSVIMSCNYTYPTEYQIRKVFWTRNPVKVGEEYPDLSKDPEHSQRLQYLGDKQKNCTLRLSHVTQKDSHEYYFSVIADKPDLSSLIKYFTTAEDNVKWIGAPGVSLTVTDLQVESPERVTEGDSVRLTCKSSCALTDRATFIWYRKNSQPLTERRDRNNQLLLQSVRREDAGRYSCALQEHTYISPAVQLSVTYPPKSVSVSVNGSGVIVEGDSVTLSCSSDSNPPAEISWFKEKRFLGSGRIYSISNISSDHSG